A single window of Carassius auratus strain Wakin chromosome 9, ASM336829v1, whole genome shotgun sequence DNA harbors:
- the LOC113109290 gene encoding protein jagunal homolog 1-A produces the protein MASRTGPRAAGTDGSDFKHREKVASHYQMSASLKSEIKKLTVVHFFIWILVAAQVAVSQLNLVSHDLVAMPYQWEYPYLLSLLPSLIGALAMPKNNISYLVISMISAGLFSVAPLIFGAMEMFPLAQQLYRHGKAYRFIFGFSAVSVMYLLMVIAIQVHAWQIYYSKKLLDAWFNSTQEKKKK, from the exons ATGGCATCGCGTACAGGACCAAGAGCTGCAGGGACTGATGGGAGTGATTTTAAACATAGAGAGAAAGTGGCTTCTCACTATCAGATGAG TGCTTCATTGAAATCAGAGATTAAGAAGCTCACCGTAGTGCATTTCTTCATATGGATACTGGTGGCTGCTCAGGTGGCTGTTAGTCAACTGAATCTGGTGTCACATGATCTGGTGGCCATGCCCTATCAGTGGGAGTATCCATATCTTTTGAGTCTCCTGCCCTCGCTTATTGGAGCCCTGGCCATGCCAAAAAACAACATCAGCTATCTGGTGATCTCCATGATCAGTGCTGGTTTGTTCTCAGTGGCACCCTTGATTTTTGGTGCAATGGAAATGTTTCCACTGGCCCAGCAGTTGTACCGACATGGAAAAGCTTACCGGTTTATCTTTGGTTTCTCTGCCGTTTCTGTGATGTATCTACTCATGGTGATCGCTATTCAGGTGCACGCATGGCAAATCTACTACAGCAAGAAGCTTTTAGATGCCTGGTTCAACTCAAcacaagagaagaagaagaaataa